The following are from one region of the Aspergillus chevalieri M1 DNA, chromosome 1, nearly complete sequence genome:
- a CDS encoding translation initiation/elongation factor MRX8 (COG:S;~EggNog:ENOG410PKVI;~InterPro:IPR019987,IPR027417,IPR006073,IPR030393;~PFAM:PF01926;~go_function: GO:0005525 - GTP binding [Evidence IEA]), with amino-acid sequence MRPRNYICATCLRKRTPYLRHRTVATTSTQPTTAKPPNPNLLPFHALTPSQISCYWETHIPNEPQLAYANSLFTPSRHSPIKLWSANRFRTLPMSSLEPEVAFLGRSNVGKSSLLNAIMGKEICWTSSKPGRTREMNAFGIGGTKGGENKIVLLDMPGYGKGSRTGWGVEIMKYLQGRRQLRRAFVLIDCDHGLKRTDHDILALFRQYAIPHQVVLSKVDKLLRSKSGASVASLTALQDRLQSLRSVVQPDGRFEGPGALGEILTCSTEPRMRVAPGQGQFLGISALRWAILSAAGYGGSVEVKEDPVVSSEKLGQKVPDFRF; translated from the exons ATGAGACCACGAAATTACATCTGCGCTACCTGCCTCCGCAAAAGAACGCCATACCTCCGCCATCGCACCGTCGCAACAACATCAACACAACCAACCACCGCAAAACCCCCCAATCCGAACCTACTCCCCTTCCACGCCCTCACACCCTCCCAAATCTCCTGCTACTGGGAGACACACATCCCCAATGAACCCCAACTCGCCTACGCCAACTCTCTCTTCACCCCCTCACGCCATTCCCCCATAAAATTATGGTCCGCCAACCGATTCCGCACATTGCCCATGTCCTCTCTAGAACCCGAAGTCGCGTTCCTGGGTCGCTCGAATGTTGGAAAAAGCTCATTGCTGAATGCGATTATGGGGAAGGAGATATGTTGGACATCGTCGAAGCCGGGGCGCACGAGGGAGATGAATGCATTTGGGATTGGAGGGACGAAAGGTGGGGAGAATAAGATTGTGTTGTTGGATATGCCGGGGTATGGTAAAGGTAGTAGGACGGGGTGGGGGGTGGAGATTATGAAATATTTGCAGGGGAGGAGGCA ACTTCGCCGCGCCTTCGTCCTAATAGACTGCGATCACGGCCTCAAACGAACAGACCATGACATCCTAGCCCTATTCCGCCAATACGCCATCCCTCACCAAGTAGTATTATCCAAAGTCGACAAACTTCTTAGATCCAAGTCCGGTGCGTCGGTAGCAAGCCTCACCGCGCTGCAAGACAGACTACAAAGTCTACGATCCGTTGTCCAACCAGACGGTCGATTCGAGGGGCCCGGTGCTTTGGGTGAGATTCTCACATGCAGTACGGAGCCGCGGATGCGCGTTGCGCCAGGGCAGGGACAGTTTTTGGGAATTAGTGCGTTGCGGTGGGCGATCTTGTCGGCTGCGGGTTATGGGGGCAGTGTGGAGGTGAAAGAAGATCCTGTTGTGTCTTCTGAGAAATTGGGGCAGAAAGTACCTGATTTTCGATTCTGA
- the CDC4_1 gene encoding F-box/WD repeat-containing protein (COG:D;~EggNog:ENOG410PH5S;~InterPro:IPR001810,IPR036322,IPR015943,IPR001680, IPR036047,IPR019775,IPR020472,IPR017986;~PFAM:PF00646,PF00400,PF12937;~go_function: GO:0005515 - protein binding [Evidence IEA]) — translation MTSNASTAIDVVEVDSQSAPAPTDASLAPLEPPSSHLSSSSRHRQSRKREMDNGDNTQVDGSFGQFSFAPATQTTVVTTTTTTTTTFPPLIIKPPRATRNLDTKLYPLAASPTPNSLRNIKFELGGKSVVFNEPEDTLSAVNETRERNDALKTSNGLLRSVASFTTPNDTGHTRRNAHTRLSSHPSSHPSSLRRRPVSPVSIPEAQPSIPRTRSRVPSEPAARLSRSRAPAVDGLATPETENNSFNAGSAFPRRRIHSAALPRRASQLRSPLSSEVESQGNLKSFLGKDAARTRFVAPGKSPRLDRGTGLSSDKQLLQDDISARVENEEEEEEEEGAAPTSRLSDNVSVQIPQQRKSLDTNTQRTAADNVAAQDMCLPSPSLSPVAAMNAMNGDSSFDSTEDAGVDTDSSLDNNVPRSSKGADVPRSTASLMDMPNVLDFFDSVPEGFKTYLMYQLLRRCPKPTLRFVANVVNPALKCDFLSMLPLELSLNIVKYFDAPTMCRAAQVSKKWRHIINSDEKTWKGLLDQDGYVLPEGELERAIREGWGWQFPNGDEDFEKDLSTSLPLNSGPGSSASASLQAAGHNDRILVTRQSKRKAATRTSTRKYAKRKISSSGTDRSETPDLRVDIATAEGPYAAASAAAAAVPYPDVGLPSLRSLHLYKSLYQRHHCIHKGWMRPDVRPKHFAFRAHDRHVVTCLQFDTDKILTGSDDTNINVYDTKTGALRNTLEGHEGGVWALEYYGNTLVSGSTDRSVRVWDIERARCTQIFHGHTSTVRCLQIVLPSEVGKRADGTVEMMPKVPLIITGSRDSNLRVWKLPRPGDQLYFQSGPHVDDADCPYFVRALTGHQHSVRAIAAHGDTLVSGSYDCTVRVWRISTGETVHRLQGHTSKVYSVVLDHERNRCISGSMDNLVKVWSLETGSLLYNLEGHTSLVGLLDLKCDRLVSAAADSTLRIWDPETGRCKSMLSAHTGAITCFQHDGQKVISGSDQTLKMWDVQTGEHVRNLLTDLSGVWQVKFNDRRCVAAVQRDSLTYIEVLDFGASRDGEPPEKLGKRIVVNRRGLETGDYAEEDYDMSDG, via the exons ATGACTTCAAACGCCTCCACTGCCATCGACGTTGTTGAAGTCGACTCGCAATCAGCGCCTGCACCCACGGACGCGTCTTTGGCGCCCCTCGAGCCACCATCTTCccatctttcttcttcttctcgccaTCGCCAGTCTCGAAAACGTGAAATGGACAACGGTGACAATACTCAAGTGGATGGCTCGTTTGGTCAATTTTCCTTCGCGCCTGCCACTCAGACCACTGTTGTGACCACCACGACCACGACAACAACGACCTTTCCTCCCTTGATTATCAAACCACCTCGGGCAACAAGAAATTTAGATACCAAGCTTTATCCGTTGGCGGCCTCACCTACTCCTAACTCTCTAAGAAACATCAAATTTGAGCTGGGAGGGAAATCCGTGGTTTTCAACGAGCCTGAGGATACCCTAAGTGCTGTTAACGAG ACGAGAGAAAGGAATGACGCGCTCAAAACCTCGAATGGCTTACTCCGGTCTGTGGCATCCTTCACCACGCCTAATGATACCGGACATACTCGACGCAATGCCCACACCAGGTTATCTAGCCACCCGTCGAGTCACCCGTCAAGTTTAAGACGTCGACCAGTCTCTCCAGTATCGATCCCAGAGGCACAACCGAGTATACCCCGGACGCGTTCTCGGGTTCCATCAGAGCCTGCCGCCCGCTTATCCCGATCTCGTGCTCCGGCGGTGGACGGGCTAGCAACACCAGAGACGGAGAATAACAGTTTCAATGCTGGGAGTGCATTTCCAAGACGAAGGATTCATAGCGCAGCCCTTCCACGAAGAGCCTCACAATTACGTTCGCCTCTGTCTTCTGAAGTTGAGTCTCAAGGGAATCTAAAATCTTTCCTGGGAAAGGATGCAGCGCGGACCAGATTTGTGGCCCCCGGAAAAAGCCCCCGGCTGGATCGTGGAACAGGGCTTAGTTCGGACAAGCAACTTTTGCAGGACGACATTAGCGCCCGCGtggagaatgaagaagaggaagaggaagaagaaggagcagCTCCTACTAGCCGACTGTCAGACAATGTGTCGGTGCAAATTCCGCAACAGCGCAAGTCGCTTGATACGAACACCCAGAGGACGGCAGCTGACAATGTTGCTGCTCAAGATATGTGCTTACCGAGCCCTAGTCTGTCTCCCGTGGCTGCCATGAATGCCATGAATGGCGATTCATCCTTTGATTCCACAGAGGATGCGGGAGTTGATACAGATTCTAGCTTGGATAACAATGTTCCTCGATCCTCAAAGGGCGCCGACGTTCCACGTTCCACGGCATCGTTGATGGACATGCCAAATGTACTGGACTTTTTTGACTCGGTTCCTGAGGGGTTTAAAACGTATCTCATGTACCAATTGCTCCGTCGATGTCCTAAACCCACTCTCCGTTTTGTCGCTAATGTCGTTAATCCGGCCCTGAAATGCGACTTTTTATCCATGCTTCCGCTTGAATTGAGTCTCAACATCGTCAAATATTTTGATGCTCCGACCATGTGTCGTGCGGCTCAGGTGTCAAAGAAATGGAGACATATCATCAATTCCGATGAGAAGACTTGGAAAGGGCTCCTGGACCAGGATGGCTATGTTCTCCCTGAAGGGGAGTTAGAACGCGCTATTAGAGAAGGTTGGGGATGGCAGTTCCCGAATGGAGATGAAGATTTCGAGAAGGATTTATCTACATCTCTCCCTCTGAATTCCGGTCCAGGCTCTTCTGCTTCGGCTTCGTTGCAGGCAGCAGGGCACAATGACAGAATATTGGTCACTCGGCAGTCGAAGAGAAAGGCTGCCACTCGCACATCAACCCGCAAATATGCGAAGCGAAAGATCTCGTCCAGTGGGACAGATCGTTCGGAGACCCCTGACTTGAGAGTCGATATTGCAACGGCGGAAGGCCCATATGCTGCTGCTAGTGCTGCCGCAGCAGCCGTACCATACCCCGATGTTGGTTTGCCATCTCTCCGTAGCCTTCACCTGTACAAATCTCTTTACCAGCGGCATCATTGCATTCATAAAGGTTGGATGAGGCCGGACGTTCGGCCGAAACATTTTGCCTTCCGTGCGCATGATCGCCACGTTGTCACGTGTCTCCAATTCGATACGGACAAGATTCTTACGGGAAGCGATGACACCAATATCAACGTTTATGATACGAAGACCGGCGCTTTGAGAAACACTTTAGAGGGCCACGAAGGCGGTGTTTGGGCTCTCGAATATTACGGCAATACCCTTGTTTCCGGGTCTACCGATCGCTCTGTGAGGGTTTGGGACATCGAGAGAGCAAGATGTACCCAGATCTTCCATGGTCACACTTCCACCGTGCGATGTCTGCAGATCGTACTGCCATCAGAGGTCGGGAAAAGGGCCGATGGCACCGTTGAAATGATGCCCAAGGTGCCGTTGATCATCACTGGCTCCCGTGATTCTAACCTACGGGTGTGGAAGCTTCCCCGGCCAGGTGATCAGCTTTATTTCCAAAGCGGACCTCACGTCGACGATGCCGATTGCCCCTATTTTGTTCGTGCTCTCACAGGCCATCAACACTCAGTTCGTGCCATCGCCGCTCACGGAGATACTCTAGTGAGTGGGAGCTATGATTGCACTGTGAGAGTCTGGAGGATATCTACCGGAGAAACTGTGCACAGACTTCAGGGACACACTTCCAAGGTGTATAGCGTGGTTCTTGACCACGAGCGAAACCGTTGTATCAGTGGATCGATGGATAACCTGGTAAAGGTGTGGTCGCTGGAGACTGGATCTCTTCTGTACAACCTTGAGGGTCATACTTCTCTTGTCGGTCTTCTTGATCTTAAATGTGATCGTCTTGTCTCTGCAGCGGCGGATTCGACTTTGAGAATTTGGGACCCCGAAACCGGCCGGTGTAAGAGCATGTTGAGCGCCCACACCGGTGCGATCACATGTTTTCAGCACGATGGCCAAAAAGTCATCTCGGGTTCTGATCAAACTCTGAAAATGTGGGATGTGCAGACTGGAGAACACGTCCGAAACTTGCTCACTGACCTCAGCGGGGTCTGGCAAGTCAAGTTCAATGATCGGAGGTGCGTTGCCGCAGTGCAGCGTGATAGTTTAACCTACATCGAG GTCCTTGACTTTGGCGCTTCCCGTGACGGAGAGCCACCCGAGAAATTGGGGAAACGTATTGTCGTGAATCGAAGAGGTCTAGAAACCGGCGATTATGCCGAGGAAGATTACGACATGTCGGACGGTTAA
- the APS3 gene encoding putative AP-3 adaptor complex subunit sigma (BUSCO:EOG09265FGA;~COG:U;~EggNog:ENOG410PJBE;~InterPro:IPR016635,IPR011012,IPR022775,IPR027155;~PFAM:PF01217;~go_component: GO:0030123 - AP-3 adaptor complex [Evidence IEA];~go_process: GO:0006896 - Golgi to vacuole transport [Evidence IEA];~go_process: GO:0015031 - protein transport [Evidence IEA]): protein MINAVLVFNNTGQARLTKFYTEIDTQTKQSLIAQIYDLVAQRPASACNFLPLPPLLARGARSSAALGPSDAPTQITYRTYATLSFIMISTSTESPLALIDLIQVFVEALDRVFENVCELDLIFGYETMHAVLAEIIVGGIVVETNIEKIVGGVKIQEGDYGKRKAIQAASSSVGRGAFPGLGAWR, encoded by the exons ATGATCAACGCCGTGCTCGTCTTCAACAATACCGGGCAAGCGCGCCTTACCAAGTTCTACACAGAAATT GATACCCAAACAAAACAATCTCTCATTGCACAGATCTACGACCTAGTCGCCCAACGTCCAGCAAGCGCTTGCAActtcctccctctccctcccctcctcgCGCGTGGTGCCCGCTCCAGCGCAGCTCTTGGTCCCTCGGACGCTCCTACACAAATCACCTACCGGACATATGCTACGCTTTCATTCATCATGATCTCCACATCCACCGAGTCCCCGCTTGCGCTTATCGACCTGATCCAGGTTTTTGTCGAAGCTTTAGACCGCGTCTTCGAGAACGTCTGCGAACTGGACCTTATCTTCGGCTACGAAACCATGCACGCTGTACTGGCTGAGATCATTGTTGGAGGTATTGTGGTGGAAACGAATATTGAGAAGATTGTTGGGGGTGTAAAGATCCAGGAAGGGGATTATGGGAAAAGGAAGGCTATACAGGCAGCGAGTTCGAGTGTTGGGCGGGGTGCATTTCCGGGGCTGGGAGCGTGGCGGTGA
- a CDS encoding putative spindle pole body component (BUSCO:EOG09260GR8;~COG:Z;~EggNog:ENOG410Q5EE;~InterPro:IPR016024,IPR034085,IPR011989) produces the protein MAEGEEDLSSLPLPDRFSHKNWKVRKEGYEDAKQQFEKTPDESHPIFAPFIQDPSLWKGAVADSNVAAQQEGLGSYCSFLKFGGVQACTRTRGYTVSAIVEKGLPSTRPAAKTNALEALLLCVEFDKADPVIEEIVPALSHKVPKVIAAALVGLRAIYHNFGCKIVDPKPVLKALPKVFGHADKNVRAEAQNLTVELYRWLKEAIKPLFWGELKPVQQQDLDKLFENVKQEPAPKQERLTKAQQDAMAAASAAPDDDEGEGEGGEEDADEDDGEIDAFDLAEPVDVLSKIPKDFHDNLSSSKWKDRKEALDALYSIINVPRIKDGPFDDIVRALAKCMKDANIAVVTVAANCIDLLAKGLKSSFGKHRATIMAPIMERLKEKKQSIADALGQALDSVFASTNLSECLEEILEFLKHKNPQVKQETVKFLVRCLRTTRDVPSKPEQKLIAEAGTKLLTDSSEVNRAGGAEALGTLMKIIGERAMNPFMDGLDDIRKTKIKEYFETAEVKAKERPKPIVGPPKTAAGPAGKKPVAKKPALGAKKPAPAAAAPPPEEPAPAPATKPAAKAPARPGGVPKPGALPTPGSGLKKRLAGPGAAASPQRRVASPPQDEQPPPPAAPKFGLGRGLAGRPIAKPSPSPSAEPTPPPAPEMSGMSSSDRAELEELRLEKDRFMRMIEDMKYERTKLNSQVTELQNQNAQLIEDHTRDVLSVKAKETQLVRARSDAESAEQTVQKQTREIERLKRELARALRASAMSPPNTIADNISMPVPDCTPDTGSNGNGTGHGATPRVSSLQMGSRLESSRPRSFASTSPIEDNQNNINNGLESPGGPNSRDSALGRRKFSPTFGTSQSGLASPTRSSRVGSGSYSGEEQGQRNAEPAENWKRAAEVTSQLKARIEAMKARQGISRPAGR, from the exons ATggctgaaggagaggaagatctTTCGTCGTTACCATTGCCGGACCGATTCTCTCACAAG AATTGGAAAGTCAGAAAGGAAGGTTACGAAGATGCGAAGCAGCAGTTTGAAAAGACACCCGACGAGTCGCATCCAATATTCGCTCCGTTTATACAAGATCCCAGTCTTTGGAAAGGCGCCGTCGCAGATTCCAACGTCGCCGCTCAACAAGAAGGTCTCGGGTCATATTGTTCGTTCTTGAAGTTCGGTGGTGTTCAAGCTTGCACAAG AACTCGCGGATATACCGTCTCCGCCATCGTTGAGAAAGGTCTCCCATCAACACGACCCGCGGCCAAAACGAACGCCTTGGAAGCGCTTTTATTATGCGTCGAGTTCGACAAAGCAGACCCAGTTATCGAAGAGATTGTCCCCGCACTCTCGCACAAAGTACCCAAGGTGATTGCGGCGGCATTGGTGGGGTTGAGAGCGATTTACCATAACTTTGGGTGCAAGATTGTGGATCCCAAACCAGTCCTTAAGGCGCTCCCCAAGGTATTTGGACACGCGGATAAGAATGTCCGTGCTGAGGCTCAGAACCTCACCGTCGAGCTTTACCGGTGGCTGAAAGAAGCTATTAAACCGCTTTTCTGGGGTGAATTGAAGCCCGTGCAACAACAGGATCTGGACAAACTCTTCGAGAACGTCAAACAAGAACCTGCACCTAAACAAGAACGCCTTACAAAGGCCCAGCAAGATGCCATGGCAGCGGCTAGTGCAGCCCCTGACGACGACGAGGGTGAAGGTGAAGGTGGTGAGGAAGATGcggacgaggatgatgggGAGATCGACGCATTTGATCTCGCAGAGCCCGTTGATGTGCTTTCGAAGATTCCCAAGGACTTCCATGACAACCTGTCATCTTCCAAGTGGAAAGACAGGAAAGAAGCTTTGGACGCACTCTATTCGATTATCAACGTCCCTCGGATTAAGGACGGCCCATTCGATGATATTGTTAGGGCATTGGCCAAGTGTATGAAAGACGCCAACATCGCGGTAGTGACCGTTGCTGCCAACTGTATTGATCTGCTGGCAAAGGGTCTGAAGTCTAGCTTTGGCAAACATCGCGCAACAATCATGGCACCCATCATGGAACGtttgaaagaaaagaagcagagcaTCGCAGATGCCTTGGGCCAAGCTCTCGACTCTGTATTTGCATCAACGAATTTGTCGGAATGTCTAGAAGAGATCCTCGAATTCCTCAAACACAAGAACCCTCAAGTGAAGCAGGAAACCGTGAAGTTCCTTGTCCGCTGTCTCCGAACCACCAGAGATGTTCCGTCTAAGCCAGAACAAAAACTGATCGCGGAGGCTGGTACCAAACTCCTTACCGATTCCAGTGAAGTTAACCGTGCAGGAGGTGCTGAAGCGCTTGGAACGTTGATGAAGATTATTGGAGAGCGCGCTATGAACCCCTTCATGGACGGCCTTGATGATATCAGGAAAACAAAGATCAAGGAATATTTTGAAACCGCCGAAGTCAAGGCCAAGGAGCGGCCCAAGCCTATTGTTGGCCCACCCAAGACCGCTGCTGGACCTGCTGGAAAGAAGCCAGTAGCAAAGAAACCGGCATTGGGTGCGAAGAAACCAGcgcctgctgctgccgcaCCTCCTCCGGAAGAACCAGCCCCAGCCCCAGCGACAAAGCCTGCTGCCAAGGCTCCGGCGAGACCAGGTGGTGTTCCCAAACCTGGTGCTCTTCCTACGCCGGGATCTGGCCTCAAGAAGAGGCTTGCCGGTCCAGGGGCAGCTGCCTCTCCGCAACGACGAGTCGCATCTCCACCCCAGGATGAGCAACCACCACCGCCCGCTGCGCCTAAGTTTGGTCTTGGACGAGGCCTTGCTGGCCGTCCTATCGCGAAACCgtctccttctccctccgCTGAGCCTACTCCCCCGCCAGCCCCTGAAATGAGCGGAATGTCCAGCTCTGACCGGGCGGAATTAGAAGAGCTCCGGCTGGAGAAGGACCGGTTCATGCGCATGATCGAAGACATGAAGTACGAGCGCACCAAGCTGAACTCCCAAGTCACAGAGCTGCAGAATCAAAACGCACAACTCATCGAAGACCACACAAGAGACGTCCTAAGCGTCAAGGCCAAGGAGACGCAACTGGTCCGCGCACGCAGTGACGCAGAATCAGCAGAGCAAACCGTCCAGAAGCAAACGCGGGAAATCGAACGTCTCAAGCGTGAACTTGCCCGCGCCCTTCGCGCCAGCGCCATGAGCCCTCCCAACACAATCGCAGACAACATCAGCATGCCCGTCCCAGATTGTACCCCAGACACAGGCAGTAACGGCAACGGCACCGGCCACGGCGCGACCCCGCGCGTAAGCAGCCTCCAAATGGGATCCCGCCTCGAAAGTTCCCGCCCACGCAGTTTTGCCTCTACCTCTCCCATCGAAGACAACCagaacaacatcaacaacgGCTTAGAATCCCCCGGTGGCCCGAACAGCAGGGATAGCGCCCTTGGACGACGCAAATTCAGCCCTACCTTTGGCACGAGCCAGTCCGGTCTTGCTAGCCCAACGAGGTCATCGCGGGTTGGATCTGGTAGTTATTCGGGGGAGGAGCAGGGTCAACGAAACGCGGAGCCGGCGGAGAACTGGAAGAGGGCCGCGGAGGTTACGAGTCAGTTGAAGGCTAGGATAGAGGCTATGAAG GCACGACAAGGCATTTCACGACCGGCTGGTCGCTAA
- the RPL8B gene encoding 60S ribosomal protein eL8 (COG:J;~EggNog:ENOG410PHEE;~InterPro:IPR004038,IPR001921,IPR029064,IPR018492, IPR004037,IPR038524;~PFAM:PF01248;~go_component: GO:1990904 - ribonucleoprotein complex [Evidence IEA];~go_process: GO:0042254 - ribosome biogenesis [Evidence IEA]), whose amino-acid sequence MPPKSGKKVAAMPYPQGKAGASKKGPKNPLIEKRPRNFGIGQDIQPKRNLSRFVKWPEYVRLQRQKKILNLRLKVPPSIAQFQNTLDRNTAAQTFKFLNKYRPETKAEKKERLQREATAITEGKKKEDVSKKPYNVKYGLNHVVGLVENKKASLVLIAHDVDPIELVVFLPALCRKMGVPYAIVKGKARLGTVVHKKTAAVLALTETRDEDKAELSKLLSAIKEGYTDKYEESRRHWGGGILGAKSVARTEKKRKALEASIKV is encoded by the exons ATG CCTCCCAAGTCCGGTAAGAAGGTCGCCGCCATGCCCTACCCCCAGGGTAAGGCTGGTGCTAGCAAGAAGGGCCCCAAG AACCCTCTCATCGAGAAGCGCCCCCGCAACTTCGGTATCGGCCAGGACATTCAGCCTAAGCGCAACTTGTCCCGCTTCGTCAAGTGGCCCGAGTACGTCCGTCTGCAGCGTCAGAAGAAGATCTTGAACCTCCGTCTCAAGGTTCCCCCTTCGATCGCCCAGTTCCAGAACACACTGGACCGCAACACCGCTGCCCAGACCTTCAAGTTCCTCAACAAGTACCGCCCTGAGACCAAGGCCGAGAAGAAGGAGCGTCTCCAGCGTGAGGCCACCGCCATCACCGagggcaagaagaaggaggacgTCAGCAAGAAGCCCTACAATGTCAAGTACGGTCTCAACCACGTTGTTGGTCTCGTTGAGAACAAGAAGGCTTCTCTTGTCCTCATCGCCCACGACGTTGACCCCATTGAGTTGGTTGTCTTCCTTCCCGCCCTCTGCCGCAAGATGGGTGTCCCTTACGCCATCGTAAAGGGCAAGGCCCGTCTGGGAACTGTTGTCCACAAGAAG ACCGCTGCTGTCCTTGCTCTGACTGAGACCCGTGACGAGGACAAGGCTGAGCTCTCCAAGCTCCTCTCCGCCATCAAGGAGGGCTACACCGACAAGTACGAGGAGTCTCGCCGCCACTGGGGTGGTGGTATCCTCGGTGCCAAGTCCGTTGCCCGCACtgagaagaagcgcaaggccCTCGAGGCCTCTATCAAGGTCTAA